The DNA sequence AAGAATGTAATGCTGCTTTGCTGGCTGAGTAAGTGGCGGTTAATTTTCCCGGTACAAAAGCTACTATAGATGATACATTTACGATAGCAGCTTCGCTTTGTTTTTTAAGCAGGGGCAGCAGCTTTTCGTTTAGTCTGATAACAGACAGGTAATTGGTCTGCATTTCGGCGCTTGCTTTTTCAAAGGTATCGGTATTGTTTAACAGATCACTTAAAGAAGCAGCACCCGCATTATTGATCACTATGTTAAGGTGCGGGAAATCGCTGAATAATGTGGCTACCAGATTTTCAACGTCGGCAGCGTTAGAGATATCGGCATTGATAGCAGTTACATTTTGTAATTGAGCGGCAGCTTTTTGTAAACGCTCTGGAGTACGGCCAATAATAATAACGTGGTTGTTCTTAGCTGATAATTGTTTGGCTATTTCAAATCCTATGCCGGCGCTTCCACCGGTTATGAGTACAGTGTTCTGTGTGGT is a window from the Mucilaginibacter inviolabilis genome containing:
- a CDS encoding SDR family oxidoreductase — protein: MKTTQNTVLITGGSAGIGFEIAKQLSAKNNHVIIIGRTPERLQKAAAQLQNVTAINADISNAADVENLVATLFSDFPHLNIVINNAGAASLSDLLNNTDTFEKASAEMQTNYLSVIRLNEKLLPLLKKQSEAAIVNVSSIVAFVPGKLTATYSASKAALHSYTQALRVALTDTTVKVFELMPPLVDTEFSTEIGGHLGIPPSQVADEFLASLETDNYEIRVGNTEQLYQLYLSSPAEALNFMNSRKS